The following coding sequences are from one Haliotis asinina isolate JCU_RB_2024 chromosome 3, JCU_Hal_asi_v2, whole genome shotgun sequence window:
- the LOC137279015 gene encoding ankyrin repeat, PH and SEC7 domain containing protein secG-like, translating into MNSLISSISSDCSRLTCLGNFTRGLSPLHVACTGGHLTVVRSLVEDHGLDVRKGDAFNRTPLFMAVAKGHLDITKFLIDAGAQANSVNTFNRASLIHTAVQSKNAEVCEYLLTLTPNVDVRDNSGNTPLHLAARLGCLDMCKLLLDKGASINNVNNFGNSPFLEATSHCKLNVMEYLNTRGADTRVRDRLGNGVLHVAVRTRSYLTTRYALVDLNLPWNVTNHGGQSVSKLATDLQLWDIIFLLLKAGAEAVITDEDVLLNPGNMNVSYMRRITSNPRSLQDLCCFRIRHILGDKAVSTVFSMRSVNSMQGLDRFLNLPSRFPVACMNNNLLCPKQL; encoded by the exons ATGAATTCTCTCATATCTAGTATATCTAGTGACTGTTCACGCCTGACTTGTCTTGGAAACTTTACTCGTGGACTTTCACCGCTACACGTGGCATGTACAGGAGGCCACCTCACCGTCGTGAGGTCCCTAGTGGAAGATCATGGACTGGATGTACGAAAAGGGGATGCTTTCAATAGGACGCCACTGTTCATGGCTGTTGCTAAGGGACATCTGGATATCACAAAATTCCTCATTGATGCAGGTGCGCAAGCTAATTCTGTAAATACTTTCAATAGAGCTTCTCTCATCCACACCGCAGTGCAGAGTAAAAACGCTGAAGTGTGCGAATACCTGCTGACGTTAACACCAAACGTGGACGTCCGCGATAACAGTGGCAATACGCCTCTACATCTGGCAGCTAGACTCGGATGTCTGGATATGTGTAAGTTACTGTTGGACAAAGGAGCCAGTATTAACAATGTGAATAATTTTGGAAACAGTCCATTTCTGGAAGCTACCTCCCACTGTAAGTTGAATGTCATGGAGTACCTCAATACCCGAGGTGCAGATACCCGTGTAAGAGACCGGCTTGGCAATGGTGTTCTCCACGTGGCCGTACGTACCAGGTCATACCTCACAACACGTTATGCTCTCGTAGACCTGAATCTGCCATGGAATGTCACCAACCATGGAGGTCAGTCGGTATCAAAACTAGCAACCGATTTACAGCTATGGGACATTATCTTTCTTCTTCTCAAAGCTGGAGCGGAGGCTGTGATAACAGATGAGGATGTGCTTTTGAATCCAGGAAACATGAACGTCAGTTATATGAGACGCATCACGTCCAATCCCAGAAGTCTTCAGGATTTGTGCTGCTTCAGGATTAGACACATACTTG GTGACAAAGCTGTCAGTACAGTATTCAGCATGAGGAGTGTCAACAGCATGCAAGGACTTGACCGTTTCCTGAATCTGCCGTCGCGTTTTCCAGTTGCTTGTATGAATAACAACCTACTCTGTCCAAAGCAGCTCTGA
- the LOC137278409 gene encoding tripartite motif-containing protein 2-like, translated as MAKACWVDEEETPDKELCKALSEGVTLRNKGPQYESQRTLNKRSLVLDEESFEKTFLICAVCRDSFTNPLKPPKLLPCHHSFCLPCIKALFRTEVEYRQSLTPSLRGMPTAVSLHCPTCRGNFITTEENVRTLPTDHRVVQLLDFVKHTERYTVSFCSKHKLQALNFFCEPCIQPVCRDCTVLEHKEQDGHLVMDLSEALEKYTPVLDTAVTDMDNEAAMLEKKQETLDTATKKLEEVRADLLKNIHDTFGRLKQQLAERERELESIAENEVNKEKKKLDEKVELLSSRRKTLLDHSSTLKQAKEESSIEEMFSIHQQYREYRSQPPIKIREIDDGVMTTFSFNARDESIISSRINNFGDIGAKVESTFSYRYPTSRSTYK; from the exons ATGGCCAAAGCCTGCTGGGTTGATGAGGAGGAAACACCTGACAAGGAGCTGTGTAAAGCATTGTCTGAAG GAGTCACGCTCCGTAATAAAGGCCCCCAGTATGAATCTCAGCGCACGTTGAACAAGCGATCTTTGGTTTTGGATGAAGAGAGTTTTGAGAAGACCTTTCTAATCTGTGCTGTCTGTCGTGATTCCTTTACGAACCCTTTAAAGCCCCCTAAACTTCTGCCTTGCCACCACTCTTTCTGCCTCCCGTGTATCAAAGCGCTGTTCCGGACTGAGGTGGAGTATCGTCAAAGTCTCACCCCTTCTTTACGGGGCATGCCAACAGCAGTAAGTCTTCACTGCCCGACCTGCAGGGGTAACTTCATCACCACTGAGGAGAACGTCCGGACATTGCCGACGGATCACAGAGTGGTCCAGTTGTTAGATTTTGTTAAACATACCGAGCGATACACTGTAAGCTTCTGTTCCAAACACAAGCTACAGGCGTTGAACTTCTTTTGTGAACCCTGTATCCAGCCTGTGTGTCGTGATTGCACCGTATTAGAACACAAAGAACAAGATGGTCATCTTGTTATGGACTTAAGCGAAGCTCTAGAAAAGTATACTCCAGTTCTAGACACGGCTGTCACAGATATGGATAACGAAGCAGCAATGCTGGAAAAGAAGCAGGAGACGTTAGACACTGCTACAAAGAAGCTGGAAGAAGTCAGAGCAGATCTGCTCAAGAACATCCACGACACATTTGGTCGTTTAAAGCAGCAGTTAGCTGAGCGTGAGCGGGAACTAGAAAGTATCGCTGAGAATGAAGTgaataaagaaaagaagaagtTGGATGAGAAAGTTGAGCTCCTTTCGTCACGGAGGAAAACCCTGCTTGATCATTCATCTACTCTCAAACAAGCTAAGGAAGAGAGCAGTATTGAGGAGATGTTTAGCATACATCAACAGTACCGAGAGTACAGGTCTCAACCCCCAATCAAGATCAGGGAGATTGACGATGGAGTTATGACCACCTTTTCCTTCAATGCCAGAGATGAGTCCATAATCTCTTCCAGAATTAACAACTTCGGTGATATTGGTGCTAAAGTTGAGTCCACATTTAGCTATCGCTACCCCACATCCCGGAGCACCTATAAGTAG